One genomic window of Arachis hypogaea cultivar Tifrunner chromosome 8, arahy.Tifrunner.gnm2.J5K5, whole genome shotgun sequence includes the following:
- the LOC112706396 gene encoding probable pectin methylesterase CGR3, which translates to MSRRPVNPSRGSGLFSSSKSKSSPVLSVGLIVLGGLFLVFYLHKGSGGSGSRLESVNRVEGEYLCTDEVQRAIPILQKAYGDNLHKVLHVGPDTCYVVSKLLKEEETEAWGVEPYDIEDADSNCKALIRRGIVRVADIKFPLPYRPKSFSLVIVSDALDFLSPRYLNKTLPDLARVSGDGIVIFTGLPGNQKAKVADVSKFGRAAKMRSSSWWVKFFQQINLEENEAATKKFEQASKPGSYVPRCQIFHLKSLS; encoded by the exons ATGTCGCGGAGACCGGTGAATCCATCTCGCGGAAGTGGATTGTTTTCATCTTCCAAATCAAAGTCTTCGCCAGTTTTGTCGGTTGGCCTCATAGTCCTG GGAGGTCTTTTTCTCGTTTTCTATTTACACAAGGGATCAG GTGGATCTGGTAGCCGTTTAGAGTCTGTTAACAGAGTCGAAG GTGAGTATTTATGTACTGATGAGGTCCAACGAGCAATTCCAATTTTGCAGAAAGCATATGGGGACAACCTACATAAAGTATTACATGTTGGTCCTGATACTTGCTATGTGGTATCTAAATTGCTGAAAGAGGAAGAAACTGAAGCCTGGGGTGTAGAACCATATGACATAGAGGATGCTGATAGTAATTGCAAAGCACTAATCCGCAGAGGCATTGTTCGCGTGGCCGATATCAAGTTCCCTCTTCCATACAGGCCAAAATCTTTCTCTCTTGTAATTGTTTCAGATGCCCTTGATTTCTTGTCTCCTAGATACCTTAACAAGACTCTTCCAGATTTAGCAAGGGTATCAGGAGATGGCATTGTTATATTTACTG GTCTTCCAGGCAACCAAAAGGCTAAGGTTGCAGATGTTTCTAAATTTGGAAGAGCG GCTAAGATGAGGAGTTCATCCTGGTGGGTCAAGTTTTTCCAACAAATTAACTTAGAGGAAAATGAAGCTGCTACCAAGAAGTTTGAACAGGCTTCAAAACCGGGTTCTTACGTTCCAAGATGTCAGATATTCCACCTCAAGTCTCTCAGTTAG
- the LOC112706397 gene encoding uncharacterized protein — translation MKEEAGKDKDKGEEGPKLWGIFLFALIGATATTFAVGQLRRTVDWFYLQWSRSQSSAKGRSGGSFRTAFQEEAWRRHNKRMQEEYEEEMERVERIRRMQNVFNRERNKYRRSYESWKDGGPGAYHQHFQREDWYWKTDTSFKDHNWRTNYREASRESGSYALSHHYSVLGLDRFRRTPYSDDEIKTAFRTKAKEHHPDQNQDNREAAEAKFKEVMTSYEAIKHERKNGSM, via the exons ATGAAGGAGGAAGCAGGGAAAGACAAAGACAAAGGCGAAGAAGGTCCTAAGCTTTGGGGAATTTTCCTATTCGCCCTAATTGGCGCCACCGCCACTACTTTTGCC GTTGGTCAGCTGCGGAGGACTGTTGATTGGTTCTATTTGCAG TGGTCCAGGTCACAATCATCTGCGAAAGGACGGAGTGGTGGTTCTTTCCGAACAGCATTTCAGGAAGAAGCATGGAGGAGACACAATAAACGGATGCAAGAGGAGTATGAGGAGGAGATGGAAAGAGTG GAACGAATAAGGCGTATGCAAAATGTGTTTAACAGAGAAAGAAATAAATACAGAAGAAGCTATGAAAGCTGGAAGGATGGTGGACCTGGTGCGTATCATCAGCATTTCCAGAGAGAAGATTGGTATTGGAAGACTGATACATCCTTCAAAGATCATAATTGGAGGACAAATTATCGAGAAGCTTCTCGAGAGAGTGGAAGCTATGCGTTGTCACATCACTACTCAGTTTTGGGTCTTGACAG GTTTAGAAGAACTCCATACTCAGATGATGAGATTAAG ACAGCATTTAGGACAAAGGCAAAAGAGCATCATCCTGATCAGAACCAGGATAATAGAG AAGCTGCTGAGGCTAAATTCAAAGAAGTGATGACTTCATACGAGGCCATAAAACATGAACGTAAGAATGGGAGTATGTAA
- the LOC112706398 gene encoding probable xyloglucan glycosyltransferase 12: protein MAPLFSWGAKESHRGTPVVVKMENPNWSMVELEGPSDEDLIIGGGGEHSSRAGEKRRGKNAKQLTWVLLLKAHKAAGCLASVAPALYVLASAVKRRVASGRTDEDADSGGRENENPTVKSRFYSFIKVFLWLSVALLCFEIAAYLKGWHLGSPSLQLEFYLLWSPSFGVKDFFDWLYSRWVLVRVEYLAPPLQFLANVCIILFIIQSFDRLLLCLGCFWIRFKKIKPIPKDAPLDLESGEKGYFPMVLVQIPMCNEKEVYQQSIAAVCNLDWPKSKLLIQVLDDSDDPTTQLLIKEEVQKWQHEGANIFYRHRVIRDGYKAGNLKSAMNCSYVKDYEFVAIFDADFQPTPDFLKRTVPHFKDNEELALVQARWSFVNKDENLLTRLQNINLSFHFEVEQQVNGIFINFFGFNGTAGVWRIKALNDAGGWLERTTVEDMDIAVRAYLHGWKFIFLNDVECQCELPESYEAYRKQQHRWHSGPMQLFRLCLPDIIRAKISIWKKFNMIFLFFLLRKLILPFYSFTLFCIILPMTMFVPEAELPFWVVCYIPATMSFLNILPAPRAFPFIVPYLLFENTMSVTKFNAMISGLFQLGSAYEWVVTKKSGRSSEGDLVSLIEKGPKPQRGSSEPDLEEMKEEMRRQEQKAAKKKKHNRIYMKELALAFLLLTAATRSLLSAQGIHFYFLLFQGISFLLVGLDLIGEQVD, encoded by the exons atggCACCTTTGTTCAGCTGGGGTGCGAAAGAGAGCCACCGTGGAACACCGGTGGTGGTGAAGATGGAGAACCCAAACTGGTCCATGGTGGAGCTCGAGGGTCCTTCCGACGAAGACTTGAtcattggtggtggtggtgaacaTTCGAGTCGCGCAGGGGAAAAAAGAAGAGGCAAAAACGCAAAGCAACTCACCTGGGTTCTTCTCCTTAAAGCACATAAAGCCGCCGGTTGTTTAGCCTCCGTAGCACCGGCATTGTACGTCCTGGCCTCCGCCGTGAAGCGCCGCGTGGCCTCCGGAAGAACAGACGAGGACGCAGACTCCGGCGGCAGGGAGAACGAGAACCCAACGGTGAAGAGCAGATTCTACTCTTTCATCAAGGTTTTTCTGTGGCTTTCGGTGGCACTCTTGTGTTTTGAAATTGCTGCGTATTTGAAAGGGTGGCATTTGGGTTCTCCAAGTCTTCAGTTGGAATTTTATTTGCTTTGGTCACCTTCTTTTGGAGTGAAGGATTTCTTCGATTGGCTTTATTCTCGGTGGGTTTTGGTTCGTGTGGAGTACCTTGCTCCACCTCTTCAGTTTCTCGCCaatgtgtgtattattctctttatcATTCAGAGTTTCGATAGGCTTCTTCTCTGCTTGGGTTGTTTCTGGATCCGATTTAAGAAGATCAAACCCATCCCCAAAGATGCACCTCTGGATCTTGAATCTGGAGAGAAAGGTTACTTCCCCATGGTGCTTGTTCAGATCCCCATGTGCAATGAGAAAGAG gtTTACCAGCAATCTATTGCGGCCGTGTGCAATTTGGATTGGCCAAAGTCCAAGTTGTTGATTCAGGTGCTTGATGATTCTGATGACCCAACAACGCAGTTGCTGATCAAGGAGGAGGTGCAAAAATGGCAACATGAGGGTGCCAACATTTTCTACCGCCATCGCGTCATTAGGGATGGTTACAAGGCTGGGAACCTGAAATCCGCCATGAATTGTAGCTATGTCAAGGACTATGAGTTCGTTGCAATCTTTGATGCTGACTTTCAACCCACACCAGATTTCCTTAAGAGAACAGTTCCTCATTTTAAG GATAATGAGGAACTAGCACTTGTTCAAGCAAGATGGTCTTTTGTGAATAAGGATGAGAACCTGTTAACCAGGTTGCAGAACATTAACCTATCATTCCATTTCGAGGTGGAGCAACAAGTCAATGGCATTTTCATTAATTTCTTTGGCTTCAATGGCACTGCTGGGGTGTGGAGAATCAAGGCCTTGAATGATGCTGGTGGTTGGTTGGAGAGAACCACTGTTGAGGACATGGACATTGCTGTTAGAGCTTATCTCCATGGCTGGAAATTTATCTTCCTCAATGATGTTGAG TGCCAGTGCGAGTTACCAGAATCTTATGAAGCTTATAGGAAACAACAACATAGATGGCATTCTGGGCCAATGCAATTGTTCCGCCTTTGTTTGCCTGACATCATACGGGCCAAG ATAAGCATATGGAAGAAATTCAATATGATATTCCTATTCTTCCTTCTTAGAAAGCTTATATTGCCCTTCTATTCATTTacccttttctgcataattctaccCATGACAATGTTCGTGCCCGAAGCTGAGCTTCCTTTTTGGGTTGTTTGCTACATACCTGCCACAATGTCATTCCTCAACATTCTTCCAGCTCCCCGAGCCTTCCCTTTCATTGTTCCCTATCTCCTATTTGAGAACACAATGTCTGTTACAAAATTCAATGCCATGATCTCCGGACTATTCCAGCTCGGCAGTGCTTACGAGTGGGTGGTCACCAAGAAATCGGGTCGTTCCTCTGAGGGTGATCTAGTCTCACTGATTGAAAAAGGACCAAAGCCTCAAAGAGGGTCCTCTGAACCTGATCTTGAGGAAATGAAAGAGGAAATGCGGAGGCAGGAGCAAAAAGCtgccaagaagaagaagcacaacagaATATATATGAAGGAGCTTGCATTGGCTTTCCTACTTCTAACAGCCGCAACAAGGAGTCTCCTTTCTGCACAGGGAATCCACTTCTACTTCTTGCTATTCCAGGGTATATCATTCCTTTTGGTTGGTTTAGACTTGATTGGTGAACAGGTAGACTAA